The Lactuca sativa cultivar Salinas chromosome 2, Lsat_Salinas_v11, whole genome shotgun sequence genome includes a window with the following:
- the LOC111909704 gene encoding uncharacterized protein LOC111909704, producing the protein MGYKGKTDPGDVPSYGAIFMSNAGTKKECFQRKLLGLPLAQSNFVLNVKKGMILFLFEFERRQLHGVFRATSNGEIDIEPNAFKSSGKSFPAQVRFAPVWKCNPLSEHEFKVAIKENYFSWKKFNFGLSKDQVYKLVTLFHSKRIPKKPSEGDARRFGDYRNTIRDRVREDEVKEIDDQGYKYNRIQDEYNVINSFDRGYFGHNERVEREERTLTEQHPQYEPRGTDYDEDFGFGDVNVTSLSHINQNNSDFIPIPQVSSEQFQHPFNIGNTYASCLPYLTSGDPSVITLHTPYNPEVPDFCHRPYYDPEVPEFCHKPSYFTPGNPVDIDNPPPFYPDFKSETVPYQYHESEKKGSDVGFLRSQKKMRKVSVFDRLTKAPEVVFNEEEHERDEKDDELDASVNKVMKMLEKIVSSPIKRSGKRQSSFKHDHDDDDDDKIRPKKIVDYDLLPNTKKSIQFEEGDDESVFEETRVVDFKRRKKINKNLDDESKKSCSKRKKLVRPVFVEKESSNTNTPLKDDCCLRKIVGEKRKKTVERSAKENGNDEKCEVLEGKVGVDDMAGGDSLKDEKECGWIEG; encoded by the exons ATGGGGTATAAAGGTAAAACTGATCCAGGAGATGTTCCAAGCTATGGTGCAATATTTATGTCAAATGCTGGAACAAAGAAAGAGTGTTTTCAACGTAAGTTGCTTGGGCTACCTTTAGCTCAATCTAATTTTGTGTTGAATGTGAAAAAAGGAATGATTCTGTTtctttttgagtttgagaggagGCAACTTCATGGTGTATTTCGTGCTACTTCTAATGGTGAAATTGACATTGAACCTAATGCTTTCAAATCATCAGGAAAAAGCTTTCCTGCTCAG GTTCGTTTTGCCCCTGTCTGGAAATGCAATCCTCTTTCTGAACATGAGTTCAAAGTTGCTATTAAAGAAAATTACTTCTCATGGAAGAAGTTCAATTTTGGGTTATCAAAAGatcag gtATATAAACTTGTAACTCTATTCCACTCCAAAAGAATCCCTAAAAAGCCCTCAGAGGGAGATGCTAGAAGATTTGGTGATTATAGGAATACCATTAGAGATAGGGTTAGAGAAGATGAAGTTAAAGAAATAGATGATCAGGGCTATAAGTATAATAGGATACAAGATGAatataatgttataaatagttttgatcgagggtattttggtcataatGAAAGAGTGGAAAGAGAAGAAAGAACATTGACTGAACAACACCCGCAGTATGAACCAAGAGGGACAGATTATGATGAAGATTTTGGTTTTGGGGATGTTAATGTTACTTCTTTATCTCACATTAACCAAAATAATTCCGATTTTATCCCTATTCCTCAAGTATCATCAGAGCAATTTCAACACCCTTTTAACATTGGAAACACATATGCATCTTGTCTTCCTTATTTGACATCTGGTGATCCTTCAGTGATTACATTACATACCCCTTATAACCCTGAAGTTCCTGATTTTTGTCACAGACCTTATTATGATCCTGAAGTCCCTGAATTTTGCCATAAACCTTCCTATTTTACCCCTGGGAATCCTGTTGATATTGATAACCCTCCTCCATTTTATCCAGATTTTAAAAGTGAAACAGTTCCTTATCAATATCACGAGTCAGAAAAGAAAGGTTCAGATGTTGGATTTTTGAGAAGCCAAAAAAAGATGCGTAAAGTTAGTGTTTTTGATCGATTAACTAAAGCTCCAGAAGTAGTTTTTAATGAAGaagaacatgaaagagatgaaaaAGATGATGAGCTGGATGCATCGGTTAACAAAGtgatgaaaatgttggagaagATTGTGAGTAGCCCAATAAAGAGAAGTGGAAAAAGACAATCGAGTTTCAAACAtgatcatgatgatgatgatgatgataagataaGACCCAAAAAGATTGTAGATTATGATCTTCTTCCAAATACAAAAAAATCTATACAATTTGaagaaggtgatgatgaatcAGTTTTTGAAGAAACAAGAGTTGTGGATTTTAAACGTCGcaagaaaataaacaaaaatcttGATGATGAATCCAAAAAATCTTGTAGCAAACGTAAGAAGTTGGTTAGGCCAGTTTTTGTTGAAAAAGAGTCATCAAACACAAATACACCTTTGAAAGATGATTGCTGTTTAAGAAAAATAGTaggtgaaaaaagaaaaaaaacagttGAAAGGTCGGCGAAAGAAAATGGGAATGATGAAAAATGTGAAGTGTTGGAAGGGAAAGTTGGTGTTGATGACATGGCAGGAGGTGATTCGTTGAAAGATGAGAAGGAGTGTGGTTGGATTGAGGGTTGA